A DNA window from Pleurodeles waltl isolate 20211129_DDA chromosome 12, aPleWal1.hap1.20221129, whole genome shotgun sequence contains the following coding sequences:
- the RAB25 gene encoding ras-related protein Rab-25, with protein MGTEEEDYNFVFKVVLIGESGVGKTNLLSRFTRNEFNHDSRTTIGVEFSTRTITVEGMTVKAQIWDTAGLERYRAITSAYYRGAVGALLVFDITKHQTYDCIERWLKELYDHADANIVVMLVGNKTDLTDSAREVPSEEAKMYAENNGLLFIETSALDSTNVELAFETILTDIYRKVSKNKSSLIPKENSVTLNQEASSSGSGSQNPEEKKTCCRNI; from the exons ATGGGCACCGAGGAAGAGGATTATAACTTTGTGTTTAAAG TGGTACTGATTGGAGAGTCTGGCGTGGGGAAGACAAACCTCCTGTCTAGATTCACGCGGAACGAGTTCAATCATGATAGTCGGACGACCATTGGCGTGGAGTTCTCCACCCGCACCATCACGGTGGAAGGAATGACAGTCAAAGCGCAGATCTgggacacagctgggctggagagataCCGTGCCATCACTTCTGC GTATTACCGAGGGGCTGTTGGTGCGTTGTTAGTCTTTGACATCACAAAGCACCAGACGTATGACTGCATAGAACGCTGGTTGAAGGAACTTTACGATCATGCAGATGCCAACATCGTGGTCATGCTGGTGGGCAATAAGACAGATTTGACCGATAGTGCTCGAGAGGTGCCCTCTGAAGAAGCCAAGATGTATGCAG AAAATAATGGATTATTGTTCATTGAAACATCTGCCCTGGACTCCACTAACGTCGAGCTGGCTTTCGAGACAATACTTACAG ACATCTACAGGAAAGTGTCAAAGAATAAATCCAGCCTGATCCCTAAAGAAAATTCTGTGACACTCAATCAAGAGGCTTCATCAAGCGGCTCCGGGTCTCAGAacccagaagaaaagaagacatgcTGCAGGAACATATGA